TCATTTGCTTAGTTTCTGCTAAGCTTCTCAGTTTCGAACAAATTCACAACGTCCTGGGCACAGAAATTGTTCTGAGCTTATTATCGATTGAGGCATATCAGTACGGGCTTCATTTCGAATATCACAAAGAGCAATTTATCAGAAGTAACTTCAAAACAGTTTTAGCGGCTTGTCAAACAAACTTATCTGAACATTACACACttttgctcaatcttcttttgaaatttggTACCGACTCTAAAGTAGCATCAATATCGAATAAAGCGATCGTTATGATGTTAAGCAACAATCCCAGCAGTGCCAATCACATCATGGAAGACCTTCTATTTCATGGCCCTAACAGGACAGACAGCAATGATGATAGCACTCTTGAGGAGCACCACGGTTCAGAAATATACGAAATGCTTAACTTTACTAATCTATGGATATTTCAAGCATACACTAGCTACCAAGTTGAAGTTATCAGCAGCACCGATGCAACCCAGTTGGAGTCTTTTCTGTTTGACATAATAGATAGATCAGGCTCTAACTGTCTTTGTGCCAATATATTTGACAAGATAGCGAGTGCTAACACCATGCTTTCAATCATAAACATATTTGAGCgcgatttcttccaaaagtgTTTACTTAACCAACATCCAAATGACACTTACTCGAATATTGTGATTGAAATCATAACATCGCTATCGCAGAAATTCCATAATGAAGTCAAAATATCCGGTGAAAACTTCGAACTTTTACAGAAGGTTCTTGACCTTTACTCAGAGTTCGACGAAGAGTCGTTGAAACCTCACGAGTTTCAATTCGAAATCACGTTAAAATTATTAACGATTCATCAAGCATCCGTTTTCCATCAAGTAATGTTATCCATGCAAAACCGAAACATCACTCAGGCGGACAGGCTGATAAACAGACTTTTTACATTATTTGATGAGATAATTACCGActtgagattgaagctGATGTTGTATGAGATTTTGAATTCTTTAAAATCTTACTGCATCTACATTTCGACCACTTCAACAGGTTTCGAAACACCAAAACGACTGTTAAGCTTGCCGCCATTTCAAATATCATCATTTACCAAAAATGGTTCTGCCAAATTAGAGGACAACAAAGAGTTAAAGCTTGGTCTGGTAATGGCCAAACCCGCACCCGAGGATGAAAGTAATCGATGGTTCATTTTTGATAAAGATGCAAATGAATACTCTTGCAAACTGCGAAATAAGCCATATCACCTAATCGCGAACTTTCAAACAGAGAGCACAAGTTGTTTTAACAACTCATGTCTTAATTTGAGTTTATTTAACACctgctttgagaagaaaaatccAAGCTAGTTAGATCATACTCTATCTATTTCGATGGTTGTTTCTGAACATGGTAGCATGTCCTTTATGCATTTATCAATAGCCAAACGTAAGTTTAACTCATCCTCATTAGATCCACCTTTCAAGTTCATTCTGAGAAGGACGATATACAGGTTGAAGCTGACCTTTGCAATGATGAGGTCTTTATCCCTCAGGTCGCACTTTGCTCTAAACTCAGgcagcttttcaatcaTCTCTTTGAGCTGTGACTTCAGAAGGGAGGGTTGTTGgttccttcttttcaaagaactAGCAGAAGTCTTGCCTTTCTCGGAACCACCACCACTATCAGCTGTAGCGGTCGGATTGTGCAGTAGTGATGAAGCCGGTATCGCTGTGGTAGAGAAACCAAGGAGTAAGATAGTCGACGTCCATTCTGCAATAGTAAAGCCATGGATTAAAATGAAAATGGCAATCATTGTTGCAGCGACATAATCAGAAACGAAGTGTAGATACTCAAAAAGGTACGGATGAATCGCCAAGTACAATGTGTATGCAATGGTTATCAACGGATTTTTGGTCTTCAGCTTGGAATTCTTGTTAGCATAGAAAACTTTGAACAGAGACAAAGATGACAGCGCAAAGTTAATGAACAAGATCGAGTACCAAATTTTAGAGTCATCGCCGGCCAACTCAAGACCATGCTCCGAGTGATGAGAATGAGGAATTTGAGAGTTAATTTCTTGATGATTCTCGTTATTCCGCTGACTGGACTCCACGAATAAAACGATACACTCTTCAATCATGTGAAACACCAGATCAAGTCCGACAAAACAAAGCGACACTGCAGACGCGAAACTTGACACGACGTCGATTCTATTCAGTCCGAAAGGGAATGTGATGGTACCCGTAGTCCAAACTTCGAACTGCGAAAGATTTTCAACGAGAATAATGATGAGGGAACCAACAATATCGTAAGTAATGAAATGGGACAATGTGATGAAGTTGCTCCAAGATTTCCTGTGACCCAGTTGGAAGACAAATAGACAAGAAATAAGCTGCAGGCAAGTTATACCTAACTGAAAGTGCGCTCTTGGCCAtaccaaatttttcaccaaatcATTCCAATCCGGGATGGGCAGCGACTTAGCGATGTTGAGAGGGATCTTGACCTCGGGTTCCTGGAAAAAGTTCATAGAGACCGACGAATGCTTATAACGATGGCCCTTACGAAAAGAAGTACGCGAACCATTCGCTGCCGGTGTGTggctgaaattgaaaggAGCCTCCAGTTTCTTCCGGCGACTTTCTCTGGCGTCGGGCGACGCCGATCTCACCGGCGACTTGGATCTCGTGGTCGGAGGAGCCAGCTGCGGGCTTGGAACGTACTTCAACGATTGTCTTTTGGATTCCCCACCTGTGGACGCATTACTATTTTCACCGAAGGAGAACGACGTATTATAGATTAGACTGGAACTCGAATTGTTTCCGTCCTTGCTTGAATACAGCGCCGAAGTTGGCCGACTTACTGACGGAGAAGCGAAAAACGGACGAGCTGATGATAACAAAGATGCTTCGTTATTGCCACGTACAACGGGTGTTAAGAACTCCTGGTCAGTGGAGCTAGGcgaatcttcttccaagatcgaGTTCATCACGGGAGTGCCCTGGATGGGCGATTGCGGCGTTCGTTGTTGCTGAGACAgcggcggcggcggcgGCAGTCCGTTGCCCATCACTGACGACATGTATTCTGGCCAGCAGAACCCTGAATGGTCTGTTTCCACTCGTTATAGCCTACCGGTTCCGCTTTCATTCTCCGGCCAGTCAATATTTATCATTCTGATACCTCGTAGGCGTCACTCTGCACGCATTGCCGGGTAACAGCGCCCGTTCCTCGACTACAAGCGGACTGCTGGACTTAGTCTCTTTGAAGGCCGCTTGGAGGGTCTGCTGGCGGCCCTGGAGGCCCGCACTGCTGTGCTAATGCCGGGCTGATGTCTGCACCGTGAAACTCTTGGCTGGGAGACGGCGCCAGCGATATCGTCTTGCTACTCGCAGCGGTTCTTCGCAAAGCTGTCGacttggccaagaagcGAGAGCCCAACCGAGCCATCTAGCAGCTAGTCGGAAATACACCT
Above is a genomic segment from Torulaspora globosa chromosome 1, complete sequence containing:
- the ZRG17 gene encoding Zn(2+) transporter ZRG17 (ancestral locus Anc_6.357); the protein is MSSVMGNGLPPPPPLSQQQRTPQSPIQGTPVMNSILEEDSPSSTDQEFLTPVVRGNNEASLLSSARPFFASPSVSRPTSALYSSKDGNNSSSSLIYNTSFSFGENSNASTGGESKRQSLKYVPSPQLAPPTTRSKSPVRSASPDARESRRKKLEAPFNFSHTPAANGSRTSFRKGHRYKHSSVSMNFFQEPEVKIPLNIAKSLPIPDWNDLVKNLVWPRAHFQLGITCLQLISCLFVFQLGHRKSWSNFITLSHFITYDIVGSLIIILVENLSQFEVWTTGTITFPFGLNRIDVVSSFASAVSLCFVGLDLVFHMIEECIVLFVESSQRNNENHQEINSQIPHSHHSEHGLELAGDDSKIWYSILFINFALSSLSLFKVFYANKNSKLKTKNPLITIAYTLYLAIHPYLFEYLHFVSDYVAATMIAIFILIHGFTIAEWTSTILLLGFSTTAIPASSLLHNPTATADSGGGSEKGKTSASSLKRRNQQPSLLKSQLKEMIEKLPEFRAKCDLRDKDLIIAKVSFNLYIVLLRMNLKGGSNEDELNLRLAIDKCIKDMLPCSETTIEIDRV